One Asterias rubens chromosome 1, eAstRub1.3, whole genome shotgun sequence genomic region harbors:
- the LOC117298385 gene encoding mitochondrial ribonuclease P catalytic subunit-like isoform X1, translating to MKVHGKCTSYTCIKSEKLTGAGLEPWRKNLNYRRNDLQIDSIFSRLKREGTINKLTMIGFRESAHGLLKGSAQTAMRRKTRQVSGFCSRQLWTFLEYSNSPYVTKSQPGRNVTTSFLKRCTGVRFPASRFLSFHNSFYLSGHNAYDVSQIQRFSTSNISFKGLHQEGRENLKLNGDTTESWFESRDGLKEDVQTSSDRALEEDEYLSIEQWKALKDEWINNTRQPKDLFETRTMGRLCKHLLLQKGRSLLEFVQQEGIPQTYPLMGAYLYLCVRQDDHKELFDIYDWFIANNPVLESGVLTNLITGFCQTSRWRESLKFLEDTKQFGNPSARNYHSLITAACDHSDLDLVEHLLQDMDSHDIIPSEKTWVKLLEVFHCETTDLAVFNRNAKIITNLLWYLRGKRSYPSVVVGSELQKWFNRKNGEEWKTSMTRIKKNGKCRSCHSEIESLDISEEDFLKLRHQIIEKVIKGGDVYKKTRPDELKAFMKFVQEGAPYDVIVDGLNVSHINRTKFPSKLLRQFVVYLSQECRLKCLVLGRQHMLRPSQIWNQHHMEVIQDVADCFFIENVSEDDPFMLYATLLSGPKACYVSRDMLRDHKALLDTQTHVSFIKWQRGHQMYPLVFTEGKALFKPRIVHDTVIQYSNSTWHIPCDDGSPRYSYQVPLDWLCAKRVK from the exons ATGAAAGTCCATGGAAAGTGTACAAGTTACACATGTATCAAAAGTg aaaaattgacaggagcaggacttgaaccatggaggaagaacttGAATTATCGTCGTAATGACCTCCAAATTGACAGTATTTTTTCGAGATTGAAAAGGGAAG GTACTATTAACAAGTTGACAATGATTGGGTTCAGGGAATCAGCCCATGGTCTTCTCAAAGGTAGCGCTCAAACTGCTATGAGGCGCAAGACGAGGCAGGTTTCTGGGTTCTGTTCCAGACAGTTATGGACATTCCTAGAGTACTCAAATTCTCCTTATGTTACCAAAAGTCAACCTGGCCGCAATGTCACCACAAGTTTTCTGAAACGTTGCACAGGTGTGAGGTTTCCAGCTTCAAGGTTTCTTAGCTTCCACAACAGTTTCTACCTCAGTGGACATAATGCTTACGATGTGTCGCAGATACAAAGGTTTTCAACTTCAAACATTTCATTCAAAGGTCTCCATCAAGAGGGTAGAGAAAACCTGAAGTTAAACGGCGATACAACAGAGAGTTGGTTTGAAAGCAGAGATGGTCTTAAAGAAGATGTTCAAACATCATCTGATCGTGCACTTGAAGAAGACGAGTATCTGTCAATTGAACAATGGAAAGCACTTAAAGATGAGTGGATTAATAACACCCGCCAGCCAAAGGACTTGTTTGAAACACGCACCATGGGTAGGCTGTGTAAACATTTACTCCTTCAGAAAGGACGGTCACTCTTGGAGTTTGTCCAACAAGAAGGTATTCCCCAGACCTACCCATTGATGGGCGCCTATCTGTATCTATGTGTCAGACAGGATGACCACAAGGAACTCTTTGATATCTATGACTGGTTTATAGCCAACAATCCAGTTCTAGAATCAGGAGTCTTAACTAATCTCATCACTGGGTTCTGCCAGACCAGTCGCTGGAGGGAGAGCCTTAAATTCCTAGAGGATACCAAGCAGTTTGGCAACCCATCAGCACGCAACTACCACTCGCTGATAACTGCTGCGTGTGATCACAGCGACTTAGACCTTGTTGAACACCTTCTTCAAGACATGGACAGTCATGATATAATTCCATCTGAGAAGACTTGGGTCAAGCTCTTGGAAGTCTTCCACTGTGAAACAACAGACCTTGCAGTTTTTAATCGAAACGCCAAAATCATTACTAACCTTCTGTGGTATTTACGTGGAAAGAGGAGCTACCCTTCTGTGGTGGTGGGATCAGAGCTTCAGAAATGGTTTAATAG GAAAAACGGTGAGGAATGGAAAACATCAATGACTCGGATTAAGAAGAATGGGAAGTGTAGATCCTGCCACTCAGAAATAGAATCATTGGACATTAGTGAAGAAGATTTCCTCAAACTACGTCACCAGATTATTGAGAAG GTTATTAAAGGTGGTGATGTCTACAAGAAGACAAGACCGGACGAGTTAAAAGCCTTCATGAAATTCGTCCAAGAGGGTGCCCCATATGATGTCATTGTGGATGGTCTAAATGTATCGCACATAAACAGAACCAAGTTTCCAAGCAAACTG TTGCGACAGTTTGTTGTGTACCTGTCTCAAGAATGCCGTCTGAAGTGCCTGGTACTAGGCAGGCAGCACATGCTTCGTCCCAGTCAGATATGGAACCAACATCATATGGAGGTCATACAAGACGTCGCAGACTGCTTCTTCATAGAGAATGT ATCTGAGGATGACCCTTTTATGTTGTATGCTACCCTGCTAAGTGGACCCAAGGCTTGCTATGTATCCAGGGACATGCTACGAGACCACAAGGCCTTACTAGACACACAGACCCATGTCTCATTCATAAAGTGGCAACGAGGGCATCAGATGTATCCACTGGTCTTCACGGAGGGAAAGGCACTATTCAAA CCCAGGATTGTTCATGATACAGTGATACAATACAGCAACTCAACATGGCATATACCCTGTGATGACGGCAGCCCACGCTACTCCTATCAAGTACCTCTAGATTGGCTGTGTGCAAAGCGAGTCAAATGA
- the LOC117298385 gene encoding mitochondrial ribonuclease P catalytic subunit-like isoform X3: MKVHGKCTSYTCIKSGTINKLTMIGFRESAHGLLKGSAQTAMRRKTRQVSGFCSRQLWTFLEYSNSPYVTKSQPGRNVTTSFLKRCTGVRFPASRFLSFHNSFYLSGHNAYDVSQIQRFSTSNISFKGLHQEGRENLKLNGDTTESWFESRDGLKEDVQTSSDRALEEDEYLSIEQWKALKDEWINNTRQPKDLFETRTMGRLCKHLLLQKGRSLLEFVQQEGIPQTYPLMGAYLYLCVRQDDHKELFDIYDWFIANNPVLESGVLTNLITGFCQTSRWRESLKFLEDTKQFGNPSARNYHSLITAACDHSDLDLVEHLLQDMDSHDIIPSEKTWVKLLEVFHCETTDLAVFNRNAKIITNLLWYLRGKRSYPSVVVGSELQKWFNRKNGEEWKTSMTRIKKNGKCRSCHSEIESLDISEEDFLKLRHQIIEKVIKGGDVYKKTRPDELKAFMKFVQEGAPYDVIVDGLNVSHINRTKFPSKLLRQFVVYLSQECRLKCLVLGRQHMLRPSQIWNQHHMEVIQDVADCFFIENVSEDDPFMLYATLLSGPKACYVSRDMLRDHKALLDTQTHVSFIKWQRGHQMYPLVFTEGKALFKPRIVHDTVIQYSNSTWHIPCDDGSPRYSYQVPLDWLCAKRVK, translated from the exons ATGAAAGTCCATGGAAAGTGTACAAGTTACACATGTATCAAAAGTg GTACTATTAACAAGTTGACAATGATTGGGTTCAGGGAATCAGCCCATGGTCTTCTCAAAGGTAGCGCTCAAACTGCTATGAGGCGCAAGACGAGGCAGGTTTCTGGGTTCTGTTCCAGACAGTTATGGACATTCCTAGAGTACTCAAATTCTCCTTATGTTACCAAAAGTCAACCTGGCCGCAATGTCACCACAAGTTTTCTGAAACGTTGCACAGGTGTGAGGTTTCCAGCTTCAAGGTTTCTTAGCTTCCACAACAGTTTCTACCTCAGTGGACATAATGCTTACGATGTGTCGCAGATACAAAGGTTTTCAACTTCAAACATTTCATTCAAAGGTCTCCATCAAGAGGGTAGAGAAAACCTGAAGTTAAACGGCGATACAACAGAGAGTTGGTTTGAAAGCAGAGATGGTCTTAAAGAAGATGTTCAAACATCATCTGATCGTGCACTTGAAGAAGACGAGTATCTGTCAATTGAACAATGGAAAGCACTTAAAGATGAGTGGATTAATAACACCCGCCAGCCAAAGGACTTGTTTGAAACACGCACCATGGGTAGGCTGTGTAAACATTTACTCCTTCAGAAAGGACGGTCACTCTTGGAGTTTGTCCAACAAGAAGGTATTCCCCAGACCTACCCATTGATGGGCGCCTATCTGTATCTATGTGTCAGACAGGATGACCACAAGGAACTCTTTGATATCTATGACTGGTTTATAGCCAACAATCCAGTTCTAGAATCAGGAGTCTTAACTAATCTCATCACTGGGTTCTGCCAGACCAGTCGCTGGAGGGAGAGCCTTAAATTCCTAGAGGATACCAAGCAGTTTGGCAACCCATCAGCACGCAACTACCACTCGCTGATAACTGCTGCGTGTGATCACAGCGACTTAGACCTTGTTGAACACCTTCTTCAAGACATGGACAGTCATGATATAATTCCATCTGAGAAGACTTGGGTCAAGCTCTTGGAAGTCTTCCACTGTGAAACAACAGACCTTGCAGTTTTTAATCGAAACGCCAAAATCATTACTAACCTTCTGTGGTATTTACGTGGAAAGAGGAGCTACCCTTCTGTGGTGGTGGGATCAGAGCTTCAGAAATGGTTTAATAG GAAAAACGGTGAGGAATGGAAAACATCAATGACTCGGATTAAGAAGAATGGGAAGTGTAGATCCTGCCACTCAGAAATAGAATCATTGGACATTAGTGAAGAAGATTTCCTCAAACTACGTCACCAGATTATTGAGAAG GTTATTAAAGGTGGTGATGTCTACAAGAAGACAAGACCGGACGAGTTAAAAGCCTTCATGAAATTCGTCCAAGAGGGTGCCCCATATGATGTCATTGTGGATGGTCTAAATGTATCGCACATAAACAGAACCAAGTTTCCAAGCAAACTG TTGCGACAGTTTGTTGTGTACCTGTCTCAAGAATGCCGTCTGAAGTGCCTGGTACTAGGCAGGCAGCACATGCTTCGTCCCAGTCAGATATGGAACCAACATCATATGGAGGTCATACAAGACGTCGCAGACTGCTTCTTCATAGAGAATGT ATCTGAGGATGACCCTTTTATGTTGTATGCTACCCTGCTAAGTGGACCCAAGGCTTGCTATGTATCCAGGGACATGCTACGAGACCACAAGGCCTTACTAGACACACAGACCCATGTCTCATTCATAAAGTGGCAACGAGGGCATCAGATGTATCCACTGGTCTTCACGGAGGGAAAGGCACTATTCAAA CCCAGGATTGTTCATGATACAGTGATACAATACAGCAACTCAACATGGCATATACCCTGTGATGACGGCAGCCCACGCTACTCCTATCAAGTACCTCTAGATTGGCTGTGTGCAAAGCGAGTCAAATGA
- the LOC117298385 gene encoding mitochondrial ribonuclease P catalytic subunit-like isoform X2, translating to MKVHGKCTSYTCIKKKLTGAGLEPWRKNLNYRRNDLQIDSIFSRLKREGTINKLTMIGFRESAHGLLKGSAQTAMRRKTRQVSGFCSRQLWTFLEYSNSPYVTKSQPGRNVTTSFLKRCTGVRFPASRFLSFHNSFYLSGHNAYDVSQIQRFSTSNISFKGLHQEGRENLKLNGDTTESWFESRDGLKEDVQTSSDRALEEDEYLSIEQWKALKDEWINNTRQPKDLFETRTMGRLCKHLLLQKGRSLLEFVQQEGIPQTYPLMGAYLYLCVRQDDHKELFDIYDWFIANNPVLESGVLTNLITGFCQTSRWRESLKFLEDTKQFGNPSARNYHSLITAACDHSDLDLVEHLLQDMDSHDIIPSEKTWVKLLEVFHCETTDLAVFNRNAKIITNLLWYLRGKRSYPSVVVGSELQKWFNRKNGEEWKTSMTRIKKNGKCRSCHSEIESLDISEEDFLKLRHQIIEKVIKGGDVYKKTRPDELKAFMKFVQEGAPYDVIVDGLNVSHINRTKFPSKLLRQFVVYLSQECRLKCLVLGRQHMLRPSQIWNQHHMEVIQDVADCFFIENVSEDDPFMLYATLLSGPKACYVSRDMLRDHKALLDTQTHVSFIKWQRGHQMYPLVFTEGKALFKPRIVHDTVIQYSNSTWHIPCDDGSPRYSYQVPLDWLCAKRVK from the exons ATGAAAGTCCATGGAAAGTGTACAAGTTACACATGTATCAAAA aaaaattgacaggagcaggacttgaaccatggaggaagaacttGAATTATCGTCGTAATGACCTCCAAATTGACAGTATTTTTTCGAGATTGAAAAGGGAAG GTACTATTAACAAGTTGACAATGATTGGGTTCAGGGAATCAGCCCATGGTCTTCTCAAAGGTAGCGCTCAAACTGCTATGAGGCGCAAGACGAGGCAGGTTTCTGGGTTCTGTTCCAGACAGTTATGGACATTCCTAGAGTACTCAAATTCTCCTTATGTTACCAAAAGTCAACCTGGCCGCAATGTCACCACAAGTTTTCTGAAACGTTGCACAGGTGTGAGGTTTCCAGCTTCAAGGTTTCTTAGCTTCCACAACAGTTTCTACCTCAGTGGACATAATGCTTACGATGTGTCGCAGATACAAAGGTTTTCAACTTCAAACATTTCATTCAAAGGTCTCCATCAAGAGGGTAGAGAAAACCTGAAGTTAAACGGCGATACAACAGAGAGTTGGTTTGAAAGCAGAGATGGTCTTAAAGAAGATGTTCAAACATCATCTGATCGTGCACTTGAAGAAGACGAGTATCTGTCAATTGAACAATGGAAAGCACTTAAAGATGAGTGGATTAATAACACCCGCCAGCCAAAGGACTTGTTTGAAACACGCACCATGGGTAGGCTGTGTAAACATTTACTCCTTCAGAAAGGACGGTCACTCTTGGAGTTTGTCCAACAAGAAGGTATTCCCCAGACCTACCCATTGATGGGCGCCTATCTGTATCTATGTGTCAGACAGGATGACCACAAGGAACTCTTTGATATCTATGACTGGTTTATAGCCAACAATCCAGTTCTAGAATCAGGAGTCTTAACTAATCTCATCACTGGGTTCTGCCAGACCAGTCGCTGGAGGGAGAGCCTTAAATTCCTAGAGGATACCAAGCAGTTTGGCAACCCATCAGCACGCAACTACCACTCGCTGATAACTGCTGCGTGTGATCACAGCGACTTAGACCTTGTTGAACACCTTCTTCAAGACATGGACAGTCATGATATAATTCCATCTGAGAAGACTTGGGTCAAGCTCTTGGAAGTCTTCCACTGTGAAACAACAGACCTTGCAGTTTTTAATCGAAACGCCAAAATCATTACTAACCTTCTGTGGTATTTACGTGGAAAGAGGAGCTACCCTTCTGTGGTGGTGGGATCAGAGCTTCAGAAATGGTTTAATAG GAAAAACGGTGAGGAATGGAAAACATCAATGACTCGGATTAAGAAGAATGGGAAGTGTAGATCCTGCCACTCAGAAATAGAATCATTGGACATTAGTGAAGAAGATTTCCTCAAACTACGTCACCAGATTATTGAGAAG GTTATTAAAGGTGGTGATGTCTACAAGAAGACAAGACCGGACGAGTTAAAAGCCTTCATGAAATTCGTCCAAGAGGGTGCCCCATATGATGTCATTGTGGATGGTCTAAATGTATCGCACATAAACAGAACCAAGTTTCCAAGCAAACTG TTGCGACAGTTTGTTGTGTACCTGTCTCAAGAATGCCGTCTGAAGTGCCTGGTACTAGGCAGGCAGCACATGCTTCGTCCCAGTCAGATATGGAACCAACATCATATGGAGGTCATACAAGACGTCGCAGACTGCTTCTTCATAGAGAATGT ATCTGAGGATGACCCTTTTATGTTGTATGCTACCCTGCTAAGTGGACCCAAGGCTTGCTATGTATCCAGGGACATGCTACGAGACCACAAGGCCTTACTAGACACACAGACCCATGTCTCATTCATAAAGTGGCAACGAGGGCATCAGATGTATCCACTGGTCTTCACGGAGGGAAAGGCACTATTCAAA CCCAGGATTGTTCATGATACAGTGATACAATACAGCAACTCAACATGGCATATACCCTGTGATGACGGCAGCCCACGCTACTCCTATCAAGTACCTCTAGATTGGCTGTGTGCAAAGCGAGTCAAATGA
- the LOC117298385 gene encoding mitochondrial ribonuclease P catalytic subunit-like isoform X5, with translation MIGFRESAHGLLKGSAQTAMRRKTRQVSGFCSRQLWTFLEYSNSPYVTKSQPGRNVTTSFLKRCTGVRFPASRFLSFHNSFYLSGHNAYDVSQIQRFSTSNISFKGLHQEGRENLKLNGDTTESWFESRDGLKEDVQTSSDRALEEDEYLSIEQWKALKDEWINNTRQPKDLFETRTMGRLCKHLLLQKGRSLLEFVQQEGIPQTYPLMGAYLYLCVRQDDHKELFDIYDWFIANNPVLESGVLTNLITGFCQTSRWRESLKFLEDTKQFGNPSARNYHSLITAACDHSDLDLVEHLLQDMDSHDIIPSEKTWVKLLEVFHCETTDLAVFNRNAKIITNLLWYLRGKRSYPSVVVGSELQKWFNRKNGEEWKTSMTRIKKNGKCRSCHSEIESLDISEEDFLKLRHQIIEKVIKGGDVYKKTRPDELKAFMKFVQEGAPYDVIVDGLNVSHINRTKFPSKLLRQFVVYLSQECRLKCLVLGRQHMLRPSQIWNQHHMEVIQDVADCFFIENVSEDDPFMLYATLLSGPKACYVSRDMLRDHKALLDTQTHVSFIKWQRGHQMYPLVFTEGKALFKPRIVHDTVIQYSNSTWHIPCDDGSPRYSYQVPLDWLCAKRVK, from the exons ATGATTGGGTTCAGGGAATCAGCCCATGGTCTTCTCAAAGGTAGCGCTCAAACTGCTATGAGGCGCAAGACGAGGCAGGTTTCTGGGTTCTGTTCCAGACAGTTATGGACATTCCTAGAGTACTCAAATTCTCCTTATGTTACCAAAAGTCAACCTGGCCGCAATGTCACCACAAGTTTTCTGAAACGTTGCACAGGTGTGAGGTTTCCAGCTTCAAGGTTTCTTAGCTTCCACAACAGTTTCTACCTCAGTGGACATAATGCTTACGATGTGTCGCAGATACAAAGGTTTTCAACTTCAAACATTTCATTCAAAGGTCTCCATCAAGAGGGTAGAGAAAACCTGAAGTTAAACGGCGATACAACAGAGAGTTGGTTTGAAAGCAGAGATGGTCTTAAAGAAGATGTTCAAACATCATCTGATCGTGCACTTGAAGAAGACGAGTATCTGTCAATTGAACAATGGAAAGCACTTAAAGATGAGTGGATTAATAACACCCGCCAGCCAAAGGACTTGTTTGAAACACGCACCATGGGTAGGCTGTGTAAACATTTACTCCTTCAGAAAGGACGGTCACTCTTGGAGTTTGTCCAACAAGAAGGTATTCCCCAGACCTACCCATTGATGGGCGCCTATCTGTATCTATGTGTCAGACAGGATGACCACAAGGAACTCTTTGATATCTATGACTGGTTTATAGCCAACAATCCAGTTCTAGAATCAGGAGTCTTAACTAATCTCATCACTGGGTTCTGCCAGACCAGTCGCTGGAGGGAGAGCCTTAAATTCCTAGAGGATACCAAGCAGTTTGGCAACCCATCAGCACGCAACTACCACTCGCTGATAACTGCTGCGTGTGATCACAGCGACTTAGACCTTGTTGAACACCTTCTTCAAGACATGGACAGTCATGATATAATTCCATCTGAGAAGACTTGGGTCAAGCTCTTGGAAGTCTTCCACTGTGAAACAACAGACCTTGCAGTTTTTAATCGAAACGCCAAAATCATTACTAACCTTCTGTGGTATTTACGTGGAAAGAGGAGCTACCCTTCTGTGGTGGTGGGATCAGAGCTTCAGAAATGGTTTAATAG GAAAAACGGTGAGGAATGGAAAACATCAATGACTCGGATTAAGAAGAATGGGAAGTGTAGATCCTGCCACTCAGAAATAGAATCATTGGACATTAGTGAAGAAGATTTCCTCAAACTACGTCACCAGATTATTGAGAAG GTTATTAAAGGTGGTGATGTCTACAAGAAGACAAGACCGGACGAGTTAAAAGCCTTCATGAAATTCGTCCAAGAGGGTGCCCCATATGATGTCATTGTGGATGGTCTAAATGTATCGCACATAAACAGAACCAAGTTTCCAAGCAAACTG TTGCGACAGTTTGTTGTGTACCTGTCTCAAGAATGCCGTCTGAAGTGCCTGGTACTAGGCAGGCAGCACATGCTTCGTCCCAGTCAGATATGGAACCAACATCATATGGAGGTCATACAAGACGTCGCAGACTGCTTCTTCATAGAGAATGT ATCTGAGGATGACCCTTTTATGTTGTATGCTACCCTGCTAAGTGGACCCAAGGCTTGCTATGTATCCAGGGACATGCTACGAGACCACAAGGCCTTACTAGACACACAGACCCATGTCTCATTCATAAAGTGGCAACGAGGGCATCAGATGTATCCACTGGTCTTCACGGAGGGAAAGGCACTATTCAAA CCCAGGATTGTTCATGATACAGTGATACAATACAGCAACTCAACATGGCATATACCCTGTGATGACGGCAGCCCACGCTACTCCTATCAAGTACCTCTAGATTGGCTGTGTGCAAAGCGAGTCAAATGA
- the LOC117298385 gene encoding mitochondrial ribonuclease P catalytic subunit-like isoform X4 has protein sequence MKVHGKCTSYTCIKSTINKLTMIGFRESAHGLLKGSAQTAMRRKTRQVSGFCSRQLWTFLEYSNSPYVTKSQPGRNVTTSFLKRCTGVRFPASRFLSFHNSFYLSGHNAYDVSQIQRFSTSNISFKGLHQEGRENLKLNGDTTESWFESRDGLKEDVQTSSDRALEEDEYLSIEQWKALKDEWINNTRQPKDLFETRTMGRLCKHLLLQKGRSLLEFVQQEGIPQTYPLMGAYLYLCVRQDDHKELFDIYDWFIANNPVLESGVLTNLITGFCQTSRWRESLKFLEDTKQFGNPSARNYHSLITAACDHSDLDLVEHLLQDMDSHDIIPSEKTWVKLLEVFHCETTDLAVFNRNAKIITNLLWYLRGKRSYPSVVVGSELQKWFNRKNGEEWKTSMTRIKKNGKCRSCHSEIESLDISEEDFLKLRHQIIEKVIKGGDVYKKTRPDELKAFMKFVQEGAPYDVIVDGLNVSHINRTKFPSKLLRQFVVYLSQECRLKCLVLGRQHMLRPSQIWNQHHMEVIQDVADCFFIENVSEDDPFMLYATLLSGPKACYVSRDMLRDHKALLDTQTHVSFIKWQRGHQMYPLVFTEGKALFKPRIVHDTVIQYSNSTWHIPCDDGSPRYSYQVPLDWLCAKRVK, from the exons ATGAAAGTCCATGGAAAGTGTACAAGTTACACATGTATCAAAA GTACTATTAACAAGTTGACAATGATTGGGTTCAGGGAATCAGCCCATGGTCTTCTCAAAGGTAGCGCTCAAACTGCTATGAGGCGCAAGACGAGGCAGGTTTCTGGGTTCTGTTCCAGACAGTTATGGACATTCCTAGAGTACTCAAATTCTCCTTATGTTACCAAAAGTCAACCTGGCCGCAATGTCACCACAAGTTTTCTGAAACGTTGCACAGGTGTGAGGTTTCCAGCTTCAAGGTTTCTTAGCTTCCACAACAGTTTCTACCTCAGTGGACATAATGCTTACGATGTGTCGCAGATACAAAGGTTTTCAACTTCAAACATTTCATTCAAAGGTCTCCATCAAGAGGGTAGAGAAAACCTGAAGTTAAACGGCGATACAACAGAGAGTTGGTTTGAAAGCAGAGATGGTCTTAAAGAAGATGTTCAAACATCATCTGATCGTGCACTTGAAGAAGACGAGTATCTGTCAATTGAACAATGGAAAGCACTTAAAGATGAGTGGATTAATAACACCCGCCAGCCAAAGGACTTGTTTGAAACACGCACCATGGGTAGGCTGTGTAAACATTTACTCCTTCAGAAAGGACGGTCACTCTTGGAGTTTGTCCAACAAGAAGGTATTCCCCAGACCTACCCATTGATGGGCGCCTATCTGTATCTATGTGTCAGACAGGATGACCACAAGGAACTCTTTGATATCTATGACTGGTTTATAGCCAACAATCCAGTTCTAGAATCAGGAGTCTTAACTAATCTCATCACTGGGTTCTGCCAGACCAGTCGCTGGAGGGAGAGCCTTAAATTCCTAGAGGATACCAAGCAGTTTGGCAACCCATCAGCACGCAACTACCACTCGCTGATAACTGCTGCGTGTGATCACAGCGACTTAGACCTTGTTGAACACCTTCTTCAAGACATGGACAGTCATGATATAATTCCATCTGAGAAGACTTGGGTCAAGCTCTTGGAAGTCTTCCACTGTGAAACAACAGACCTTGCAGTTTTTAATCGAAACGCCAAAATCATTACTAACCTTCTGTGGTATTTACGTGGAAAGAGGAGCTACCCTTCTGTGGTGGTGGGATCAGAGCTTCAGAAATGGTTTAATAG GAAAAACGGTGAGGAATGGAAAACATCAATGACTCGGATTAAGAAGAATGGGAAGTGTAGATCCTGCCACTCAGAAATAGAATCATTGGACATTAGTGAAGAAGATTTCCTCAAACTACGTCACCAGATTATTGAGAAG GTTATTAAAGGTGGTGATGTCTACAAGAAGACAAGACCGGACGAGTTAAAAGCCTTCATGAAATTCGTCCAAGAGGGTGCCCCATATGATGTCATTGTGGATGGTCTAAATGTATCGCACATAAACAGAACCAAGTTTCCAAGCAAACTG TTGCGACAGTTTGTTGTGTACCTGTCTCAAGAATGCCGTCTGAAGTGCCTGGTACTAGGCAGGCAGCACATGCTTCGTCCCAGTCAGATATGGAACCAACATCATATGGAGGTCATACAAGACGTCGCAGACTGCTTCTTCATAGAGAATGT ATCTGAGGATGACCCTTTTATGTTGTATGCTACCCTGCTAAGTGGACCCAAGGCTTGCTATGTATCCAGGGACATGCTACGAGACCACAAGGCCTTACTAGACACACAGACCCATGTCTCATTCATAAAGTGGCAACGAGGGCATCAGATGTATCCACTGGTCTTCACGGAGGGAAAGGCACTATTCAAA CCCAGGATTGTTCATGATACAGTGATACAATACAGCAACTCAACATGGCATATACCCTGTGATGACGGCAGCCCACGCTACTCCTATCAAGTACCTCTAGATTGGCTGTGTGCAAAGCGAGTCAAATGA